In Paenibacillus segetis, a single genomic region encodes these proteins:
- a CDS encoding ABC transporter ATP-binding protein encodes MIEQMAVELLGAVNRGRRKTIGPINVQFPAGYIVALVGPNGAGKSTLLQMIMQIISLDDGEIKWFGETAKDLLRLELKQKIAYVEESPATEENYQTVEEAADFRSHWYPDWDQRRFEELITRFEVPRRERLNRMSKGERRKFEIIVALATRPKLLLLDEPTSGLDPFVWKEMIEELRNCMEREEMTIVLSTHIVEEVKRLADYIVLVHQGQTLGMVEKDTLYGSWKEIWVRGELVGIEEIPEVILCQNDGPSISKLIIRDNGDGWNHHPRLKELQVIKSRGLDLEEILELWIKGHKPQ; translated from the coding sequence GTGATAGAACAGATGGCAGTGGAGCTACTAGGAGCGGTAAATCGGGGACGCAGAAAAACAATTGGACCGATAAATGTACAATTTCCAGCAGGATATATAGTTGCATTGGTTGGACCGAACGGTGCCGGAAAAAGTACGCTTTTGCAAATGATTATGCAGATTATTTCGTTAGATGATGGAGAAATAAAATGGTTCGGTGAAACAGCGAAAGACCTTCTAAGGCTGGAACTGAAACAAAAAATTGCTTATGTAGAAGAGTCGCCAGCCACCGAGGAAAATTATCAGACTGTGGAAGAGGCGGCAGATTTCCGATCACACTGGTATCCTGATTGGGACCAACGTCGATTCGAAGAATTAATAACCCGCTTTGAGGTTCCAAGACGTGAACGCTTAAATCGGATGTCTAAAGGTGAACGGCGTAAATTCGAGATCATTGTCGCGCTTGCAACGCGTCCTAAACTACTTTTATTAGATGAACCTACTTCGGGACTCGATCCATTCGTCTGGAAGGAAATGATCGAAGAGCTTCGCAATTGTATGGAGAGAGAAGAGATGACTATCGTCTTATCTACTCATATTGTTGAAGAAGTGAAGCGTCTCGCTGATTATATTGTATTGGTTCATCAAGGCCAAACGCTAGGTATGGTGGAGAAAGATACACTCTATGGTAGCTGGAAAGAAATTTGGGTTCGCGGCGAGCTTGTAGGAATTGAAGAGATTCCAGAGGTGATCTTGTGCCAGAATGACGGTCCTTCGATTAGTAAGCTGATTATCCGAGATAACGGTGACGGTTGGAATCATCATCCGAGGTTGAAAGAACTTCAGGTCATTAAAAGCCGTGGTCTGGATTTGGAAGAAATTTTGGAACTATGGATCAAGGGGCATAAGCCCCAATAA
- a CDS encoding ABC transporter permease — protein MNKMSTVIGFTFINKVKTKSFIVTTLILAILVSIGLNLPYFIDKFTGDDGAPAQIGLVYGNQPEIVESLKNFGEKQTGNTYSFVKYDAADEATLKKDIEDGKIDGYLSFNQGTEGAFPEVSYISNKDSMNASLAASLQAALQSVKTQYITKGSLTAEQVAEINMPVHIETIKAQAGEQGAAGTDEGEKATNTINYIVVYLLIILFFMTNMMTGNMIAAEVTAEKSSRIMEILITSVSPLAQMFGKIIGMFFVGLIQIVIFGVVVAVNISLPHNSGILTEFNLDISQISVQVLVLGLVFYILGYFLYATLFAAIGSLVSRTEELGQAIMPITMLSLATFYVGIFSISTPNSMLLKVCTYIPFVSPVSMLVRIGLGDIAIWEIAASLAILAVSILLFGWLSAKIYRTGVLLYGKRPSFKELRKAMKAYKI, from the coding sequence ATGAATAAAATGAGTACTGTAATCGGCTTTACTTTTATAAATAAGGTAAAAACCAAATCATTCATCGTCACAACACTGATTTTAGCTATATTAGTATCGATTGGTCTTAATTTACCTTACTTCATTGACAAGTTTACAGGAGATGATGGAGCACCAGCTCAGATTGGACTCGTATACGGTAATCAACCTGAAATCGTGGAATCGTTAAAAAATTTCGGGGAGAAACAGACTGGAAATACGTACTCTTTTGTAAAGTATGATGCAGCGGATGAAGCAACGCTGAAGAAGGATATTGAGGATGGGAAGATTGATGGTTACCTCAGTTTCAATCAAGGAACTGAAGGAGCTTTTCCAGAAGTAAGCTATATCTCGAATAAAGATAGTATGAACGCTAGTCTTGCGGCTTCTTTACAAGCGGCACTTCAAAGCGTAAAAACTCAATATATTACCAAGGGTTCACTTACCGCAGAGCAAGTAGCTGAGATCAATATGCCAGTGCACATTGAGACAATCAAAGCGCAGGCGGGCGAGCAAGGAGCCGCAGGAACAGATGAAGGCGAAAAAGCAACGAACACGATCAACTACATTGTCGTGTATCTCCTTATTATCCTGTTCTTCATGACGAATATGATGACAGGGAATATGATCGCTGCTGAAGTAACAGCCGAGAAGAGCTCACGCATTATGGAAATTTTGATTACTAGTGTATCCCCACTTGCACAGATGTTCGGTAAAATCATCGGAATGTTCTTTGTCGGGTTAATTCAAATTGTTATCTTCGGTGTTGTAGTGGCTGTTAACATCTCATTACCACATAACTCCGGAATACTGACTGAATTTAATCTTGATATATCACAAATTAGTGTGCAAGTTCTTGTGCTAGGTTTGGTCTTCTATATTCTAGGATATTTCTTGTATGCTACATTGTTTGCAGCCATCGGCTCGCTTGTGAGCCGGACAGAGGAATTAGGGCAGGCTATTATGCCAATCACGATGTTATCGCTCGCAACGTTCTACGTTGGAATATTCAGTATCAGCACACCTAACTCGATGTTGCTGAAAGTGTGCACCTATATACCATTTGTTTCTCCGGTATCCATGCTAGTGCGAATCGGACTTGGCGATATAGCCATCTGGGAGATTGCAGCATCACTAGCGATCCTGGCTGTGTCCATCCTATTATTCGGATGGTTATCCGCTAAGATTTATCGTACGGGTGTCCTTCTCTACGGAAAACGCCCATCATTTAAGGAACTACGTAAAGCTATGAAGGCTTATAAGATATAA
- a CDS encoding acyltransferase → MSLHISPETAAKFMRFGQNNAIHAGGQFYHPEEIVIGLEKNVKLGRRVFISDTDHVYQDIGKPILTQDLTETTGRVWIGEGTIIEHGVVISGNISIGPGSLIRANSLVEQDIPANSIAEGIPARIVGSCTDK, encoded by the coding sequence GTGAGCCTACACATATCTCCGGAAACTGCAGCAAAGTTCATGCGATTTGGACAAAACAACGCGATCCACGCCGGAGGACAATTTTACCACCCCGAAGAAATAGTGATCGGTTTAGAGAAGAATGTAAAGTTAGGCAGACGAGTCTTCATTTCCGATACGGACCATGTATATCAAGACATCGGTAAACCAATTTTAACTCAAGACCTTACCGAAACGACGGGCCGAGTATGGATTGGTGAAGGGACGATTATTGAACATGGTGTAGTTATCTCTGGGAATATATCTATTGGCCCTGGTAGCCTCATTCGTGCGAATAGTTTAGTCGAGCAGGATATTCCTGCCAATAGTATAGCGGAAGGTATTCCGGCACGAATTGTTGGCTCATGCACAGACAAATAG
- a CDS encoding ABC transporter ATP-binding protein: MANPLILEQVVKEFGEKTAVSEISLQVEKGEIYGLLGANGAGKTTTMRMVLGLIYPDRGQILYHGKPFGDELQRGMGYLPEERGLYPKVKISEQIKYLARLRGMSASDADKSLRYWLDRFEVPEYYDKKIEELSKGNQQKMGFIAAVVHKPEILILDEAFSGLDPVNVELLKETVIELRNAGTSILFSTHRMEHVEELCRNITILDRSKTVLQGNLREIKKRYPREEVILHTTSEVNGLEQIEGVKAVERKERGYKISISNVAAAKEILRKAMDESEVEHFEIMEPTLNQIFIKEVGESNE, encoded by the coding sequence ATGGCTAATCCTTTAATTCTAGAGCAAGTAGTTAAGGAGTTTGGTGAGAAGACAGCGGTAAGTGAAATATCGCTACAGGTTGAGAAGGGTGAAATTTATGGTCTGCTCGGAGCCAATGGAGCTGGTAAAACGACAACCATGCGAATGGTACTGGGACTGATTTATCCAGATCGTGGCCAGATTCTGTATCACGGGAAGCCTTTCGGTGATGAACTGCAACGTGGAATGGGTTATTTGCCGGAAGAACGTGGGTTGTATCCAAAAGTAAAAATTAGTGAGCAAATAAAGTATCTAGCTCGTTTACGTGGTATGTCAGCTTCGGATGCAGATAAGAGTCTTCGTTACTGGCTCGATCGCTTTGAAGTCCCAGAATATTATGATAAGAAGATTGAAGAATTATCTAAAGGTAATCAGCAAAAGATGGGATTTATCGCTGCAGTTGTGCACAAACCAGAAATTCTGATTTTGGATGAAGCATTCAGCGGACTCGACCCTGTCAATGTAGAACTACTCAAGGAAACAGTGATTGAGCTTCGAAATGCGGGTACGAGTATTCTATTCTCCACGCATCGGATGGAGCATGTCGAGGAATTGTGCCGTAACATTACGATTCTCGATCGTTCGAAGACGGTACTACAAGGTAACTTAAGAGAGATCAAGAAACGTTACCCGAGGGAAGAAGTCATTCTTCATACAACGAGTGAAGTGAATGGACTGGAGCAGATCGAAGGTGTGAAGGCAGTTGAGCGCAAAGAGAGAGGGTATAAAATTTCCATCTCCAATGTCGCAGCGGCAAAGGAAATATTACGTAAAGCAATGGATGAAAGTGAAGTAGAGCATTTCGAAATTATGGAACCAACACTTAATCAAATTTTCATTAAAGAGGTAGGTGAGTCGAATGAATAA
- a CDS encoding DnaJ C-terminal domain-containing protein gives MAVKSYYEILGVSKTASKQEIKKAYQKLAKKWHPDVNKAPEAEAKFKEVAEAYEVLGSEEKRKEYDDLQRYGFGSGRANGTKTGGAPFGDAPFGAGWSGSYSYGNSGIPEEDLFGMFFGNRGGDRTGFDFFSGNGNARQASSTMQAQLDISLEQAYKGGSVRVQVGGSNVNVNIPARSHEGTVLKIEDNVLNGMTSGGDLLITLHILPHEIYEPRDGDLHGTVEIAPWQAVLGGESKVPLPDGSAVKLKIPAGIQSGKTLRIPGKGLKRENGTNGDILLGIEIVIPKSTSEIEKNLYRKLAESSSFQAGLKRQRRKPRRESNRYEERKV, from the coding sequence ATGGCTGTAAAAAGCTATTACGAGATTTTGGGCGTAAGTAAAACGGCATCCAAGCAGGAAATTAAGAAGGCTTATCAGAAGCTCGCCAAGAAGTGGCATCCCGATGTCAATAAAGCACCGGAAGCTGAGGCTAAATTTAAGGAAGTGGCTGAAGCGTATGAAGTACTAGGCAGTGAGGAGAAACGCAAGGAATATGACGATCTGCAGCGGTATGGCTTCGGTAGTGGAAGAGCTAACGGTACTAAGACTGGCGGAGCTCCATTTGGGGATGCGCCCTTTGGTGCAGGCTGGAGTGGGAGTTATTCTTACGGAAACTCAGGCATACCTGAAGAAGACCTGTTTGGCATGTTCTTTGGGAATCGGGGGGGAGATCGAACGGGTTTTGACTTCTTCTCTGGAAATGGAAACGCGCGGCAAGCTAGTAGCACCATGCAAGCTCAGTTGGATATTTCGCTGGAGCAGGCTTATAAAGGTGGGAGCGTAAGAGTACAGGTAGGCGGTTCAAACGTGAATGTGAATATTCCAGCACGGTCGCATGAAGGTACAGTGCTTAAGATAGAAGATAACGTTCTGAATGGTATGACTTCGGGTGGCGATTTGTTAATCACGCTGCATATTTTACCTCATGAAATTTATGAACCTAGAGATGGTGACTTACACGGAACTGTGGAAATTGCTCCATGGCAAGCTGTGTTGGGAGGAGAAAGTAAAGTACCGTTACCAGATGGCAGTGCTGTGAAACTGAAAATTCCTGCAGGTATTCAAAGTGGTAAGACATTACGTATTCCTGGTAAGGGCTTAAAGCGTGAGAATGGTACGAATGGAGATATCTTGCTTGGAATTGAGATCGTTATTCCGAAGTCAACCAGCGAAATAGAGAAAAACCTATACCGTAAACTAGCCGAATCTTCTAGCTTTCAAGCAGGTCTCAAAAGGCAAAGAAGAAAACCACGGCGAGAAAGTAATAGATATGAAGAACGAAAGGTGTGA
- the clpB gene encoding ATP-dependent chaperone ClpB codes for MDFNKLTQKLQEAVAAAQSLASDSGHQEIDHLHLLKALLQQHEGLLPRLLQKMNIPVNELLLSTDQLLRRKPSVSGSGAGTVRLYASPSLIRVLEKAEKEAAQMQDEFVAVEHAVLAMVSDSSKENRELRDLFTSRGVTRDKLLSVLAEIRGHQRVTSREPEATYEVLEKYGRDLVAEVRAGKIDPVIGRDGEIRRVIRILSRKTKNNPVLIGEPGVGKTAIVEGLAHRIVRKDVPEGLKDKTIFSLDMSALVAGAKYRGEFEERLQAVLKEIRESNGRIILFIDELHTIVGAGKTEGAMDAGNMLKPMLARGELHCIGATTLDEYRKYIEKDPALERRFQQVLVSEPDVEDTISILRGLKERFEVHHGVKIHDSALVAAGVLSNRYITDRYLPDKAIDLVDEACAMIRTEIDSMPGEMDEVTRRLMQMEIEEAALKKETDDASKRRLETLQRELADLKEKQLGMSARWEKEKSAIQGIRDIKKRLEQARKDLVDAQEEYDLNKSAELSYGIIPDLERQLKAAEEAAQQDQDTRLLREAVTEEEIADIVSKWTGVPVSRLVEGEREKLLRLEETLHERVVGQEEAVSLVADAVLRARAGIKDPNRPIGSFLFLGPTGVGKTELAKALSVSLFDREDGMIRIDMSEYMEKHSVSRLVGAPPGYVGYEEGGQLTEAVRRQPYTVVLLDEVEKAHPDVFNILLQLLDDGRLTDSQGRIVDFKNTIIIMTSNIGSPHLIQGTDDNGELTEAVKDMVMKDLRGHFRPEFLNRVDDIIMFKPLALSEIEQIVDKLVNELRLRLAERGIGLVLNEAAIQFIAKEGFDPVYGARPLKRFIQHSLETRVARALIGGEAEEGSVIEVHESGGELLVSITKQD; via the coding sequence ATGGATTTTAATAAATTAACACAGAAGCTGCAGGAAGCTGTCGCAGCAGCGCAATCTTTAGCCTCTGATAGTGGGCATCAGGAGATTGATCATCTCCATCTGTTGAAGGCTTTGCTTCAGCAGCATGAAGGCTTACTGCCAAGATTGCTGCAGAAGATGAATATTCCAGTAAATGAACTTCTACTCAGTACGGATCAGTTGCTCCGGCGTAAGCCAAGCGTCAGTGGATCTGGGGCGGGAACGGTACGGTTGTATGCTTCACCATCGCTGATACGTGTGCTGGAGAAGGCGGAAAAAGAAGCTGCACAAATGCAGGATGAGTTCGTTGCCGTGGAACATGCGGTGCTGGCGATGGTATCCGATTCCAGCAAGGAGAACCGTGAACTACGTGACTTGTTTACTAGTCGCGGGGTAACGCGAGATAAGCTACTGTCAGTACTAGCTGAAATTCGTGGGCATCAACGGGTGACAAGTCGGGAGCCGGAAGCAACCTACGAGGTTTTGGAGAAATACGGGCGGGATCTTGTTGCGGAGGTTCGGGCAGGGAAAATTGATCCGGTCATCGGTCGTGATGGTGAGATTCGTCGGGTCATCCGCATTTTGTCTCGTAAAACGAAGAATAATCCGGTGTTGATCGGGGAACCTGGTGTTGGTAAAACGGCGATTGTTGAAGGTTTAGCACACCGGATTGTACGTAAAGACGTTCCGGAGGGACTAAAGGACAAGACGATCTTTTCACTCGATATGAGCGCGCTTGTAGCAGGGGCTAAGTATCGCGGAGAATTCGAAGAGCGTCTACAGGCTGTATTGAAAGAAATTCGTGAGAGCAACGGGCGGATTATCCTCTTTATTGATGAGTTGCATACCATTGTAGGTGCAGGTAAAACAGAAGGTGCGATGGATGCGGGCAATATGCTGAAGCCGATGTTGGCCAGAGGCGAGCTTCACTGCATCGGTGCAACGACACTTGATGAATATAGGAAATACATTGAGAAAGACCCCGCACTGGAACGTCGCTTCCAACAGGTACTGGTCAGTGAACCTGATGTAGAGGATACAATCTCGATCTTGCGTGGACTCAAAGAACGATTTGAGGTTCACCATGGGGTCAAAATTCATGATAGCGCACTTGTGGCAGCAGGGGTTCTTTCCAATCGATATATTACAGACCGTTATCTACCTGATAAGGCGATTGACCTTGTGGACGAAGCCTGCGCAATGATCCGCACAGAGATTGATTCGATGCCTGGTGAGATGGATGAAGTAACAAGACGACTGATGCAGATGGAGATTGAAGAAGCTGCATTGAAGAAGGAAACCGATGATGCCAGCAAGCGTCGCCTGGAAACACTGCAGCGGGAATTGGCCGATCTTAAGGAGAAACAACTGGGGATGTCCGCACGTTGGGAGAAAGAAAAGTCGGCCATTCAAGGGATCCGCGATATCAAAAAACGGTTAGAGCAGGCACGTAAAGATTTGGTGGATGCACAAGAGGAATATGACCTCAATAAATCGGCTGAATTGAGCTATGGTATTATTCCTGATTTGGAGCGGCAGTTGAAGGCTGCAGAAGAAGCCGCGCAGCAGGATCAGGATACTAGACTGCTTCGCGAAGCTGTGACCGAGGAAGAGATTGCCGATATTGTCTCCAAGTGGACTGGCGTTCCGGTTAGTCGTTTAGTAGAGGGCGAACGTGAAAAGCTGCTGCGGCTGGAAGAAACCCTGCATGAACGGGTTGTTGGGCAGGAGGAAGCAGTTAGTCTGGTTGCGGATGCTGTGCTTAGGGCTAGAGCCGGAATTAAGGACCCTAATCGGCCGATTGGCTCGTTCCTGTTCCTTGGCCCAACAGGGGTTGGTAAGACCGAGTTAGCTAAGGCACTCTCCGTGTCCTTATTTGACCGCGAAGACGGAATGATTCGTATTGATATGTCGGAGTATATGGAGAAGCATAGTGTTTCCCGTCTTGTTGGCGCACCTCCTGGTTATGTCGGGTATGAGGAAGGCGGACAACTTACGGAAGCCGTGCGACGTCAGCCCTATACGGTTGTACTACTGGATGAAGTTGAGAAGGCGCATCCCGATGTATTTAATATTCTATTGCAATTGCTGGATGATGGACGGTTAACTGATTCACAGGGTAGGATCGTCGATTTCAAGAATACAATCATCATCATGACTTCGAATATTGGTTCACCACATCTCATTCAAGGCACCGATGATAACGGTGAGCTTACAGAAGCAGTTAAGGACATGGTCATGAAGGATCTTAGAGGTCATTTTCGCCCTGAATTCCTAAATCGTGTGGATGACATCATCATGTTCAAACCGCTGGCCCTTAGCGAAATCGAGCAGATTGTAGATAAGTTAGTGAACGAATTACGTTTGCGCCTAGCAGAGCGTGGGATTGGACTTGTACTAAATGAAGCGGCAATCCAGTTTATTGCCAAGGAGGGATTTGATCCTGTCTATGGTGCAAGACCATTGAAACGGTTCATTCAGCATAGCCTGGAGACCCGCGTGGCACGTGCGCTCATCGGTGGTGAAGCTGAAGAGGGTTCGGTAATTGAGGTTCACGAGTCGGGTGGCGAGTTGTTAGTATCAATTACAAAACAGGATTAA
- a CDS encoding Hsp20/alpha crystallin family protein has product MFDLVPFGKRRDDAFGVLARSLNDVFNDDFFAPIKSSTMSFRTDIRESEQAYLIEAELPGFKKEEIDIDFTNPYLTIKAVRKEDNTEENNEHQIVRRERRYGEYVRRFYVQDIEEEGIRASLKDGMLMLEVPKRNKTQGKRIEIQDSES; this is encoded by the coding sequence ATGTTTGATTTAGTTCCTTTTGGTAAACGCAGAGATGATGCTTTTGGTGTGCTGGCTAGGTCTTTGAATGACGTATTTAATGATGATTTCTTTGCACCCATCAAAAGCTCTACGATGTCTTTTAGAACGGATATCCGTGAAAGTGAGCAAGCGTATCTGATCGAAGCTGAGCTTCCAGGTTTTAAAAAAGAAGAAATCGACATTGATTTCACCAATCCGTATTTGACGATCAAAGCTGTACGCAAAGAAGATAATACTGAAGAAAATAATGAACATCAAATAGTACGCCGAGAACGCCGATACGGGGAATACGTTCGGAGATTCTATGTGCAAGATATAGAGGAAGAAGGCATCCGTGCTTCGTTAAAAGATGGCATGCTCATGCTTGAGGTTCCGAAACGGAATAAAACACAAGGAAAGCGTATTGAAATTCAAGATAGCGAATCTTGA
- a CDS encoding efflux RND transporter permease subunit — translation MGKLTKWAFANKAAVGLLIVMALVVGVVSYTTLPMEFMPEADNPQVSVMVIGPGQNAGSMESNVTTPIENSFGSLKGKKEILSTSGDGYTKIDVYFDSKTNMKEATQEVQKAIDPLQFPEGVMKPFVLQLNTSMIPISQITISFDEGLTAGNMEIAEKTILRELKDIKGVSNVGFYGRPTSQVNLQADQIKMAQKGVTFAQLMGVLQGRNVSASVGAQTIGGQSGNVNVISKIDSVDTLKKVQVADGIALQDVATVELQQDQESISRANGKDVLYAVIFKEANANAVDVGNKVQDAVDNMNKSIKNANVTVVMSTSDMVVDSVNSMMREVLLGALFATIVILLFLRNLRATLVTVISIPLSLAITLYLLKVSGVTLNIITLGGVAVAVGRLVDDSIVVIENIFRRMQKESFSLEMVISATKEVAQAITSSTIATVAVFLPMGLLRGGLQAFLLPFALTITYSLLTSLIVALTVVPLLSSWLIRNSHLKEGKPFRGFGRFLQWNLSHKWVTLSLAFIVFASSIAAYVLMPKGALDASNADYVVVKLKYPNDIPVAEILDNGKKLEQYMMKQDQAETVLLDYGNSSEMAQWGNVSSLAEVNYTVIMKKDADAEKFIEQVRAQKENYNGATLTANETSMMSSGSTNEYIDIVGDDLTAITSVAKEVKSKLATVDGVEKVTSSGDDTKPVFSFTVDPLQAKGQEIAMQLSAMLNPVPIGQIELEGISTAVVLEPALKPKTEQDLSGMTLMTAGGPVPLSKLAKFEVRNEPAMVYHKEGKNYLRITAEIDPKLVSKIGANIKKEMDTIKTPDGVVLFTGGASVDQAGDFGDLGMTALISIGLVYLIMVLTFKTLRAPFAIMFALPLAAIGAIIGLLVSGVTPDFTALFGALMLIGIVVTNAIVLIDRIKHNEEHMTIREAIIEAAMTRMRPILMTAIATICAMLPLVFGHSEQGSIVSQSLAIVVIGGLTAATVLTLIVIPVIYELFYFRKSAKQRKHNSITVVEAEATTNV, via the coding sequence ATGGGAAAATTAACAAAATGGGCATTTGCCAACAAGGCGGCGGTCGGGTTACTGATCGTTATGGCGCTTGTGGTCGGCGTGGTGAGCTATACGACACTACCGATGGAATTCATGCCGGAGGCAGATAATCCACAGGTTAGTGTAATGGTCATTGGACCTGGACAAAATGCCGGGTCGATGGAGAGCAACGTCACGACTCCGATTGAAAATTCCTTTGGTTCACTAAAAGGAAAGAAGGAAATCCTGTCTACTTCGGGAGACGGGTATACGAAAATCGATGTTTATTTTGATTCGAAAACAAACATGAAAGAAGCTACACAGGAGGTCCAAAAAGCAATAGACCCACTGCAATTTCCAGAAGGTGTGATGAAGCCCTTCGTGTTGCAATTAAACACGTCTATGATTCCGATCTCGCAAATAACGATTTCTTTTGATGAAGGACTTACTGCGGGGAATATGGAAATTGCCGAAAAAACGATACTCCGCGAGCTGAAAGATATTAAAGGCGTTTCGAATGTAGGATTTTATGGTAGACCAACCTCACAGGTAAACTTACAGGCGGATCAGATCAAAATGGCCCAAAAGGGAGTCACCTTTGCCCAACTGATGGGCGTTCTTCAGGGTCGTAATGTGTCAGCTTCCGTTGGAGCTCAGACGATCGGTGGGCAAAGTGGCAACGTGAATGTTATATCTAAGATAGATAGTGTAGATACTTTGAAAAAAGTGCAGGTAGCAGATGGGATTGCCCTCCAAGATGTAGCAACTGTTGAACTACAACAGGATCAAGAGAGTATTAGCCGGGCTAACGGTAAGGATGTTCTATACGCGGTCATTTTCAAAGAAGCAAATGCCAATGCGGTAGATGTAGGAAATAAGGTTCAAGATGCTGTAGATAACATGAATAAATCGATAAAAAACGCTAACGTGACCGTTGTTATGAGCACTTCGGATATGGTTGTGGACTCCGTTAATAGCATGATGCGTGAAGTTTTATTAGGAGCATTGTTTGCGACTATCGTTATTTTATTGTTCCTGCGTAATTTACGTGCGACTTTAGTTACGGTGATTTCAATTCCACTTTCCTTAGCCATAACATTATATTTATTGAAAGTATCAGGTGTTACCCTCAATATCATTACGCTTGGCGGTGTCGCTGTAGCAGTCGGGCGTCTAGTGGACGATAGTATTGTAGTTATTGAAAATATTTTCCGCAGAATGCAAAAGGAATCCTTCTCGCTGGAGATGGTGATCAGTGCAACGAAGGAAGTGGCACAGGCGATAACCTCTTCTACGATTGCCACGGTTGCTGTATTTTTGCCGATGGGTCTATTAAGAGGTGGGTTACAGGCTTTCTTGCTACCGTTTGCCCTAACTATAACGTACTCTCTTCTTACCTCATTGATTGTCGCTCTAACGGTAGTACCTTTACTTAGCTCATGGCTGATTCGGAATTCACATTTAAAAGAAGGTAAACCATTTAGAGGTTTCGGACGATTCTTGCAGTGGAACCTCAGTCATAAATGGGTAACGTTATCGCTGGCTTTCATCGTATTTGCCTCTTCAATCGCAGCATATGTTCTTATGCCTAAAGGGGCCTTAGATGCTTCAAATGCCGATTATGTTGTCGTGAAGTTGAAATATCCAAATGATATTCCAGTTGCAGAGATACTTGATAACGGGAAGAAACTTGAACAATATATGATGAAGCAGGATCAAGCAGAAACCGTATTGCTCGACTATGGTAATAGTAGTGAAATGGCGCAATGGGGTAATGTATCTTCGCTTGCAGAAGTTAACTATACGGTAATAATGAAGAAAGACGCGGATGCCGAGAAATTCATAGAGCAAGTTCGCGCACAAAAGGAAAACTATAACGGAGCCACTTTGACGGCTAATGAAACTAGTATGATGAGCTCAGGCTCCACAAACGAATATATCGATATTGTTGGTGATGATCTAACCGCGATCACATCGGTAGCGAAAGAAGTTAAATCTAAGCTAGCCACGGTGGACGGAGTAGAAAAAGTTACTAGCAGTGGAGATGATACGAAGCCTGTATTCTCTTTCACTGTAGACCCACTTCAAGCTAAGGGTCAAGAAATTGCGATGCAACTTAGTGCGATGCTCAATCCAGTACCTATTGGACAAATTGAGCTGGAAGGCATCTCTACGGCTGTCGTGTTGGAACCTGCATTAAAGCCTAAAACAGAGCAGGACCTAAGTGGTATGACCCTGATGACAGCTGGAGGACCGGTACCGTTATCCAAGCTTGCGAAATTTGAAGTTCGTAATGAGCCAGCGATGGTCTATCACAAAGAAGGCAAAAATTACTTGCGAATTACTGCAGAAATCGATCCGAAGCTCGTATCCAAGATCGGTGCAAATATTAAAAAGGAAATGGATACAATTAAGACTCCAGATGGTGTAGTGCTATTTACTGGGGGGGCGTCTGTCGATCAAGCAGGTGACTTTGGTGACCTGGGGATGACGGCGCTGATCTCCATCGGGTTAGTGTATCTAATCATGGTGCTTACGTTCAAGACGCTTCGTGCTCCATTTGCGATTATGTTCGCTCTTCCGTTAGCAGCGATTGGTGCAATTATTGGACTGCTCGTATCAGGTGTGACTCCGGACTTCACGGCGCTGTTTGGAGCATTGATGTTGATAGGTATAGTTGTAACAAATGCTATCGTCTTGATCGATCGGATCAAACATAATGAAGAGCACATGACCATTCGCGAAGCGATCATCGAGGCAGCGATGACCCGGATGCGTCCAATATTAATGACGGCAATTGCAACGATCTGCGCTATGCTTCCACTTGTATTTGGACATTCAGAGCAAGGAAGTATTGTTTCACAAAGCTTAGCGATTGTCGTTATCGGAGGATTAACGGCTGCAACAGTTCTAACACTCATTGTAATACCAGTTATTTACGAACTGTTCTACTTCCGCAAGTCAGCTAAACAACGCAAGCACAACAGTATAACCGTAGTTGAAGCGGAGGCTACAACCAACGTTTAA